In Chryseobacterium oranimense, a single window of DNA contains:
- a CDS encoding porin family protein → MKQQILALSTFLLCITCSVETKAQQTPAFHIGIKGGANFTKTSTESSALEGKYGFGYQGGIMTRMDIGSLYVQGEALFNKRKTSFDSKDGSSPKLTWNSVDVPIVIGYKLINDKDFNVRAFAGGVYSYAFKNNLSASKALQDGFKNFDKSNIGVTGGIGIDYKNFTADLRYETGLSSISKEFKSKPHSFTLGIGYFLF, encoded by the coding sequence ATGAAACAGCAGATTTTAGCACTCAGCACTTTTTTATTATGCATTACCTGTTCGGTAGAAACCAAGGCACAACAAACACCGGCTTTCCATATCGGGATCAAGGGCGGCGCCAACTTCACCAAAACCTCAACAGAATCGTCTGCACTGGAAGGAAAATACGGTTTCGGGTATCAGGGTGGAATTATGACCAGAATGGACATCGGAAGTCTTTATGTACAGGGAGAGGCTTTATTCAACAAAAGAAAGACATCATTTGATTCCAAGGATGGCAGTTCACCTAAACTGACCTGGAATTCTGTAGATGTTCCAATCGTTATCGGGTATAAGCTTATCAACGATAAGGATTTTAATGTAAGAGCGTTTGCCGGAGGTGTTTACAGCTATGCTTTTAAAAATAATCTATCAGCATCAAAAGCATTGCAGGATGGCTTTAAAAACTTTGACAAATCCAATATCGGCGTTACGGGAGGTATAGGAATTGACTATAAAAATTTCACAGCAGACCTGAGATATGAAACCGGCCTGTCAAGCATCAGTAAGGAGTTTAAATCCAAGCCGCACAGCTTTACGCTCGGGATAGGATACTTCTTATTCTAA